A window of Mycolicibacterium fluoranthenivorans contains these coding sequences:
- a CDS encoding LppX_LprAFG lipoprotein, giving the protein MQTRQRRASHFRFLIPFLAVVLAALGLVGCSSSPKANNAPLPDATTLLKQSADTTRAQTSAHVVLTTTGDIKSLPITILTGDMTLKPAVAAQGKADIMFLGQKLSDVKFVVSDGNLYGAITAGGAMENFGPAADIYDISTILSPENGLANILSTFADAKAEGRESVNGADAVKITGTVPADAMNKIAPALKVTGPIPGTAWIREDGDHQLQQVKFDIAEGKSIQMTLSDWGKTVTVDKPAA; this is encoded by the coding sequence ATGCAGACGCGCCAACGCCGTGCCAGCCATTTCCGTTTCCTGATCCCCTTCCTGGCCGTAGTCCTGGCCGCGCTGGGACTCGTCGGGTGCTCGTCCTCACCGAAGGCCAACAACGCGCCACTCCCCGACGCCACGACGCTGCTGAAGCAGTCCGCCGACACCACCCGCGCCCAGACGAGTGCGCACGTGGTGCTGACGACGACCGGGGACATCAAGTCACTCCCGATCACCATCCTCACCGGTGACATGACCCTCAAGCCCGCGGTCGCCGCGCAGGGCAAGGCCGACATCATGTTCCTCGGCCAGAAGCTGTCCGACGTCAAGTTCGTGGTCTCCGACGGCAACCTGTACGGGGCCATCACCGCCGGTGGCGCGATGGAGAACTTCGGGCCCGCCGCCGACATCTACGACATCTCGACGATCCTGAGCCCGGAGAACGGGCTGGCCAACATCCTGAGCACCTTTGCCGATGCCAAGGCCGAGGGCCGTGAGTCGGTCAACGGCGCCGACGCCGTGAAGATCACCGGGACCGTGCCCGCGGACGCCATGAACAAGATCGCACCGGCACTGAAGGTCACCGGACCGATCCCCGGCACCGCCTGGATCCGCGAGGACGGCGACCACCAGCTGCAGCAGGTCAAGTTCGACATCGCCGAGGGCAAGAGCATTCAGATGACGCTGTCGGACTGGGGTAAGACCGTCACCGTCGACAAACCCGCCGCCTGA
- a CDS encoding LemA family protein: MVRFLLILVLLLAVAVLIGFVTGYNKLRGADIRVAEALSGIDVELTRRAALIPSLVHTVGSFAAHEKAILDHVTDARAELTAATTGTSVTQRSAAERHLDDAVGQVLALGQSYPQLNSSSNFLDLQRNLTDTENKLAFARQYYNDAVATVNRLIATMPWMFVAPLAGVSEREFYQAPR; the protein is encoded by the coding sequence ATGGTGAGATTCCTGCTGATCTTGGTGCTGCTGCTCGCGGTGGCGGTGCTGATCGGATTCGTGACGGGTTACAACAAGCTGCGCGGTGCGGATATCCGGGTGGCCGAGGCGCTGTCCGGTATCGATGTCGAGCTGACCCGGCGGGCCGCCCTGATCCCCAGCCTGGTGCACACCGTCGGGTCGTTCGCCGCCCATGAGAAGGCGATCCTCGACCACGTGACGGATGCGCGCGCCGAACTGACCGCGGCCACCACCGGAACCTCGGTGACCCAGCGCAGCGCCGCCGAGCGGCACCTGGACGACGCGGTCGGTCAGGTGCTCGCGCTCGGGCAGAGTTACCCGCAGCTCAACTCGTCGAGCAATTTCCTGGATCTGCAGCGCAATCTCACCGACACCGAGAACAAGCTGGCCTTCGCCCGGCAGTACTACAACGATGCGGTGGCCACCGTGAATCGGCTGATCGCCACCATGCCGTGGATGTTCGTCGCGCCGCTGGCCGGGGTGAGCGAGCGGGAGTTCTATCAGGCGCCGCGCTAG
- a CDS encoding DUF2207 domain-containing protein, which produces MGRLFRWSILLVLITFGFLWPVIFSGGAGSATTVDDPVEIADYTASYTVDAAGRLDAVETITGEFPSGRHGIFRYWDVANPNSPRVRQVPQIESILMDGEPAPYRMLWEDGERFRVAKIGSPDVTLDWGRHVFEIRYHIDGVLDPGKVGADKRFASTTGRALAETAFYWNVIAPSWNNIIHRVNITVTLPANVVGAQCSVGFGAGRECTDLTVRGDTVTLRATGLQPRTPVTLRAGIDMPTPARTQLLWPYQYDRVLGQSPVRVVVLIGLSVLAGAAAVWAHRTTVEPAPGFPLQYAPPPGLGPVQCEYIRTEAVPKDGLTATLFYLAERKLVDLRQVNEKQWNVTGIAKPADWADVDQVSVAVGSALKVIGQGTEFEAKKTATAGKKLSKAKTDMAEAVREWATEDGLVVARRKELWVRAANAVAAILMVCGFFRWGFPITLWALPFVVFFLLSVRSWSAGVGTRRTEAGRQLWSQAGGFHRLLATDSAETRFDFAARKDLYTAYVPFAVAAGVAALWAQKYQTATGAVAPQPDWYHSSSNSTRDSASFSGSSGPNFDSFESALSSSIGAYTASQSSSSSSGSSSSSSSGGGGGGGGGGGSW; this is translated from the coding sequence ATGGGGCGACTGTTCCGATGGTCGATCCTGTTGGTGCTCATCACGTTTGGCTTCCTGTGGCCGGTGATCTTCAGCGGCGGCGCGGGCTCCGCGACCACCGTCGACGACCCGGTGGAGATCGCCGACTACACCGCCTCCTACACGGTGGACGCCGCCGGCCGGCTCGATGCGGTGGAGACCATCACCGGCGAGTTCCCCAGTGGCCGGCACGGCATCTTCCGCTACTGGGACGTCGCCAACCCCAACAGCCCCCGGGTGCGCCAGGTGCCGCAGATCGAGTCGATCCTGATGGACGGCGAGCCCGCGCCGTACCGGATGCTGTGGGAGGACGGCGAGCGGTTCCGGGTGGCCAAGATCGGCTCGCCGGACGTCACCCTGGACTGGGGCAGGCATGTTTTCGAGATCCGCTACCACATCGACGGGGTTCTGGACCCGGGAAAGGTGGGCGCGGACAAGCGTTTCGCGTCGACGACCGGCCGAGCCCTGGCCGAGACCGCCTTTTACTGGAACGTGATCGCGCCGTCCTGGAACAACATCATCCACCGGGTGAACATCACGGTGACGCTGCCGGCGAATGTCGTCGGTGCCCAGTGCTCGGTGGGCTTCGGTGCCGGCCGCGAGTGCACCGATCTGACGGTGCGCGGTGACACGGTGACGCTGCGGGCCACCGGATTGCAGCCCCGCACCCCGGTCACCCTGCGTGCCGGTATCGACATGCCCACCCCGGCGCGCACCCAACTGCTGTGGCCCTACCAGTACGACCGGGTGCTCGGGCAGTCGCCGGTCCGCGTGGTCGTGCTGATCGGGTTGTCGGTGCTCGCCGGTGCGGCCGCGGTGTGGGCCCACCGCACCACGGTGGAGCCCGCGCCGGGATTTCCGCTGCAGTACGCGCCCCCGCCCGGCCTGGGGCCGGTGCAGTGCGAGTACATCCGCACCGAGGCCGTCCCGAAAGACGGTCTGACGGCGACGCTGTTCTATCTGGCCGAGCGCAAGCTGGTGGATCTGCGCCAGGTCAACGAGAAGCAGTGGAACGTGACCGGTATCGCCAAGCCCGCCGATTGGGCCGACGTGGACCAGGTCAGCGTGGCGGTCGGTTCGGCGCTCAAAGTCATCGGGCAGGGCACCGAGTTCGAGGCCAAGAAGACGGCGACGGCGGGTAAGAAGCTCAGCAAGGCCAAGACCGATATGGCCGAAGCCGTCCGCGAATGGGCGACCGAGGACGGTCTGGTGGTCGCACGCCGGAAGGAACTGTGGGTACGCGCGGCCAACGCGGTCGCGGCGATCCTGATGGTGTGTGGTTTCTTCCGGTGGGGTTTCCCGATCACGCTGTGGGCGTTGCCGTTCGTGGTGTTCTTCCTGCTGTCGGTGCGTTCGTGGTCCGCCGGTGTCGGCACCCGGCGCACCGAGGCCGGGCGTCAACTGTGGTCGCAGGCCGGTGGCTTTCACCGCCTGCTGGCCACGGACTCGGCCGAGACCCGTTTCGACTTTGCGGCCCGCAAGGATCTCTACACCGCCTACGTGCCGTTCGCGGTGGCCGCCGGAGTCGCGGCGCTGTGGGCGCAGAAGTATCAGACGGCGACGGGAGCGGTTGCCCCGCAGCCGGATTGGTATCACTCGTCGTCGAATTCGACGCGTGACTCGGCATCGTTCTCCGGCTCATCTGGACCGAATTTCGACAGTTTCGAATCGGCGTTGTCGTCGTCGATCGGTGCGTACACCGCATCGCAGTCATCGTCCTCCTCGAGTGGCAGCAGTAGCAGCAGCTCCAGCGGGGGTGGCGGCGGCGGTGGCGGTGGAGGAGGCTCGTGGTGA
- a CDS encoding LysR family transcriptional regulator: MALSSRMPNLAEFEVLVAIAETGSLGAAARKIGLTQQAVSARLASMEAQTGVKLAVRTPRGSQLTPPGVVVAEWARQLLDVAAHVDAGLASLRAESRSRIKISASQTVAEQLLPRWLVSLRAAAVRSGAPAPEVTLTATNSDHAIADVTGGAADVGFVESPAVPSGVRTRVVARDELVVVVAAGHTWARRTRAITPTELAQTPLICREAGSGTRDSLIAAFQRAGYDPTDQVTPLMELSSAAAVRAAVLASQVPAVMSRLTVADDLAFGRLREVSIPELDLRRDLRAIWIGGRTPPAGAVRDLLGHIGTMQT; this comes from the coding sequence ATGGCTTTGAGTTCGCGCATGCCAAACCTCGCCGAATTCGAGGTTCTGGTGGCCATCGCCGAAACGGGCAGCCTCGGCGCGGCGGCCCGCAAGATCGGGTTGACCCAGCAGGCCGTGTCGGCCCGGCTGGCGTCGATGGAGGCGCAGACCGGTGTGAAGCTCGCGGTCCGCACACCGCGTGGTTCACAGCTGACGCCACCCGGTGTGGTCGTGGCCGAATGGGCCCGTCAACTGCTCGACGTCGCCGCGCACGTGGATGCCGGATTGGCTTCGCTGCGCGCGGAGTCCCGTAGCCGTATCAAGATCTCAGCCAGCCAGACGGTCGCCGAGCAGTTGCTGCCGCGCTGGCTGGTGTCACTGCGCGCCGCGGCGGTACGAAGCGGGGCACCCGCTCCCGAGGTGACGTTGACCGCCACCAACAGCGATCACGCCATCGCCGATGTCACCGGGGGCGCGGCCGACGTCGGGTTCGTCGAGAGTCCCGCCGTGCCCTCCGGAGTGCGCACCCGGGTGGTCGCCCGCGATGAGCTGGTGGTCGTGGTCGCCGCCGGCCACACATGGGCTCGGCGGACCCGGGCGATCACCCCGACCGAGCTGGCGCAGACCCCGCTGATCTGCCGTGAGGCGGGATCGGGCACCCGGGACTCGCTCATCGCGGCCTTTCAGCGGGCCGGCTACGACCCCACCGACCAGGTGACTCCCCTGATGGAGCTGTCCTCGGCGGCTGCCGTTCGCGCGGCGGTACTGGCCAGCCAGGTACCCGCGGTGATGAGCCGGCTCACGGTGGCCGACGATCTCGCCTTCGGACGGCTACGTGAGGTGTCCATCCCCGAGCTGGATCTGCGCCGGGACCTTCGGGCCATCTGGATCGGTGGACGCACGCCCCCGGCCGGTGCGGTTCGCGATCTCCTCGGCCATATCGGCACCATGCAGACCTGA
- the rpe gene encoding ribulose-phosphate 3-epimerase: MAGPSPVASLAPAPLIAPSILSADFARLADEVAAVAGADWLHVDVMDNHFVPNLTLGLPVVESLLKVTDIPMDCHLMIDNPERWAPPYAEAGAYNVTFHAEATDNPVAVARDIRAAGAKAGLSVKPGTPIDPYLEILRDFDTLLVMSVEPGFGGQSFIPEVLTKVGIVRRLVDAGELRIVVEIDGGINADTIEAAAEAGVDCFVAGSAVYNADDPAEAVRRLRAQAAAASGHLTL, encoded by the coding sequence ATGGCAGGCCCATCTCCCGTCGCGTCGCTCGCCCCAGCCCCGCTCATCGCGCCGTCCATTCTGTCCGCCGATTTCGCCCGGCTGGCCGACGAAGTCGCCGCGGTGGCCGGTGCGGACTGGCTGCACGTCGACGTGATGGACAACCATTTCGTCCCGAACCTGACGCTGGGCCTTCCCGTGGTGGAGAGCCTGCTCAAGGTGACCGATATCCCGATGGACTGCCATCTGATGATCGACAACCCCGAGCGCTGGGCCCCGCCCTACGCCGAGGCGGGTGCCTATAACGTCACCTTCCACGCCGAGGCGACCGACAATCCGGTCGCGGTGGCCCGCGATATCCGCGCGGCGGGTGCGAAGGCCGGACTGAGCGTGAAGCCGGGCACCCCGATCGACCCCTACCTGGAGATCCTGCGCGATTTCGACACGCTGCTGGTCATGTCGGTGGAACCGGGCTTCGGTGGACAGAGCTTCATCCCCGAGGTACTGACCAAGGTCGGCATCGTGCGCCGTCTCGTGGATGCCGGGGAGCTGCGGATCGTGGTGGAGATCGACGGCGGGATCAACGCCGACACCATCGAGGCCGCCGCCGAGGCGGGTGTGGACTGTTTCGTGGCCGGTTCGGCGGTGTACAACGCCGACGATCCCGCGGAGGCGGTGCGGCGGTTGCGCGCCCAGGCGGCAGCGGCGTCGGGTCATCTGACCCTATGA
- a CDS encoding MFS transporter — protein MPARTNRSLAIGAGGLAVLLGALDTYVVIAVIRDIMAAPPAGIGIPLNQIQQVTPIITGYLLGYIAAMPLLGRASDRFGRKLLLQASLIGFAVGSVVTALSTDLTMLVIGRVIQGTASGALLPVTLALAADLWSARNRATVLGGIGAAQELGSVLGPLYGLAVVWALSTWRDVFWINVPLVLIAMVLIHFSLPARDRSKEPEKIDVVGGVLLAVALGLAVVGMYNQSPDGKQVLPSYGPPVLIAALAVAVGFFVWEKFAKTRLIEPAGVHFRPFLAALGASLCAGAALMVTLVNVELFGQGVLGKSQDEAVFLLLWFLGALPIGALIGGWVATRIGDRSVGFVGLVIAAFAYWLVSHWDTNVLSAHHDLGFVALPTFGTDLALAGLGLGLVIGPLTSATLRVVPAAEHGIASAAVVVARMIGMLIGIAALSAWGLYKFNQYLQERLAALPAPKADTPGGILIAQGARLGQATREAYTMQYASIFLITAVVCVVGAAFALFVSGRNEHADQVETGSESSEPVADAPRHAK, from the coding sequence ATGCCGGCCCGCACCAACCGCAGCCTCGCGATCGGCGCGGGCGGCTTGGCGGTTCTGCTCGGAGCGCTCGACACCTACGTCGTCATCGCGGTGATCCGCGACATCATGGCGGCCCCACCCGCGGGTATCGGCATCCCGCTGAACCAGATCCAGCAGGTCACCCCGATCATCACCGGGTACCTGTTGGGCTATATCGCCGCGATGCCGCTGCTGGGCCGGGCCTCGGACCGGTTCGGCCGCAAGCTGCTGCTACAGGCCAGTCTGATCGGCTTCGCCGTCGGGTCGGTGGTCACCGCGCTGTCCACCGACCTGACCATGCTGGTCATCGGCCGTGTCATCCAGGGCACCGCCAGCGGCGCACTGTTGCCGGTGACCCTCGCCCTGGCCGCCGATCTGTGGTCGGCCCGTAACCGGGCCACCGTGCTCGGCGGGATCGGCGCCGCCCAGGAACTGGGCAGCGTGCTCGGTCCGCTCTACGGTCTGGCCGTGGTGTGGGCGCTGAGCACGTGGCGCGATGTGTTCTGGATCAACGTGCCCCTGGTCCTCATCGCGATGGTGCTGATCCATTTCAGCCTGCCGGCGCGGGACCGCAGCAAAGAGCCCGAGAAGATCGACGTGGTCGGCGGCGTGCTGCTGGCCGTCGCGCTGGGCCTCGCCGTCGTCGGTATGTACAACCAGTCCCCCGACGGCAAGCAGGTGCTGCCCAGCTACGGGCCGCCCGTCCTGATCGCCGCCCTGGCGGTGGCCGTCGGCTTCTTCGTCTGGGAGAAGTTCGCCAAGACCCGGCTGATCGAACCGGCGGGAGTGCACTTCCGCCCGTTCCTGGCCGCCCTCGGTGCCTCGTTGTGCGCCGGCGCCGCCCTGATGGTCACCCTCGTTAACGTCGAACTGTTCGGCCAGGGCGTGCTGGGCAAGAGCCAGGACGAAGCGGTGTTCCTGCTGCTGTGGTTCCTCGGCGCCCTGCCCATCGGCGCCCTGATCGGCGGCTGGGTGGCCACCCGGATCGGCGACCGCTCGGTGGGGTTCGTGGGTCTGGTCATCGCCGCGTTCGCCTATTGGCTGGTGTCACACTGGGACACCAATGTGCTGTCCGCACATCATGATCTGGGCTTCGTCGCGCTCCCGACATTCGGCACCGATCTCGCATTGGCCGGCCTCGGACTCGGTCTGGTGATCGGTCCGCTGACCTCGGCAACCCTGCGAGTGGTGCCCGCCGCCGAACACGGGATCGCTTCGGCTGCAGTGGTTGTCGCCCGGATGATCGGCATGCTCATCGGCATCGCCGCGCTGAGCGCCTGGGGCCTCTACAAGTTCAACCAGTACCTGCAGGAGCGACTGGCCGCGTTGCCGGCGCCGAAAGCCGATACGCCCGGCGGCATCCTCATCGCGCAGGGCGCGCGCCTGGGACAGGCGACCAGAGAGGCGTACACCATGCAGTACGCCAGCATCTTCCTGATCACCGCGGTCGTGTGTGTGGTGGGTGCGGCGTTCGCACTTTTCGTCAGTGGCCGCAACGAGCATGCCGATCAGGTCGAAACCGGTTCGGAATCAAGCGAACCGGTGGCCGACGCGCCGCGGCACGCCAAGTAG
- the fmt gene encoding methionyl-tRNA formyltransferase has product MRLVFAGTPEPALPSLRKLIDSPRHEVVAVLTRPDAAAGRRGTPAPSPVAQLAAEHGIPVLKPAKPNTGEFVSELAEFAPEACAVVAYGALLRDELLAVPTHGWINLHFSLLPAWRGAAPVQAAIAAGDTVTGATTFLIEPALDSGPVYGVVTETIRPTDTAGDLLDRLAVSGAGLLEATMDGIADATLVPKPQPADGITVAPKITVEEARVRWELPAHAVDRRIRAVTPNPGAWTTIGDTRLKVGPVTVDQDRQGEPLAPGQFEVGRRDVWVGSGSHALRLSWIQPPGKKPMKAADWARGARLDEETRAQ; this is encoded by the coding sequence GTGCGTCTCGTCTTCGCCGGTACTCCGGAACCCGCGCTACCGTCGCTGCGGAAGCTCATCGACTCACCTCGTCATGAGGTGGTCGCCGTGCTGACCCGCCCGGATGCGGCGGCCGGGCGGCGCGGTACCCCGGCACCGTCGCCGGTGGCGCAGCTGGCGGCCGAACACGGTATCCCCGTCCTGAAACCGGCCAAGCCCAACACCGGTGAATTCGTATCGGAGCTGGCCGAATTCGCGCCGGAGGCGTGTGCGGTCGTGGCCTACGGTGCCCTGCTGCGCGACGAACTGCTCGCGGTGCCCACCCACGGCTGGATCAATCTGCACTTCTCGCTGCTTCCGGCCTGGCGCGGCGCCGCGCCGGTACAGGCCGCGATCGCCGCCGGTGACACGGTGACCGGGGCCACCACGTTCCTGATCGAACCGGCGCTGGATTCCGGACCGGTGTACGGGGTGGTGACCGAGACCATCCGGCCGACCGATACGGCGGGCGACCTGCTCGACCGTCTCGCCGTCTCCGGCGCTGGCCTGCTGGAAGCCACCATGGACGGGATCGCCGACGCCACGCTGGTGCCCAAGCCGCAGCCGGCTGACGGAATCACCGTGGCGCCCAAGATCACCGTCGAAGAGGCCCGGGTGCGCTGGGAGCTACCGGCCCACGCCGTGGACCGCCGGATCCGGGCCGTGACACCCAACCCGGGCGCCTGGACCACGATCGGGGACACCCGGCTCAAGGTCGGGCCGGTGACCGTGGACCAGGACCGACAGGGTGAGCCCCTCGCCCCCGGACAGTTCGAGGTGGGCCGCCGCGATGTGTGGGTTGGCAGCGGATCACATGCATTGCGGCTCAGCTGGATTCAGCCGCCCGGAAAGAAACCGATGAAGGCTGCTGACTGGGCACGCGGTGCTCGGCTCGACGAGGAGACGCGCGCACAATGA
- the ribD gene encoding bifunctional diaminohydroxyphosphoribosylaminopyrimidine deaminase/5-amino-6-(5-phosphoribosylamino)uracil reductase RibD — MTFGAVMRQAIECSEQVKGNTYPNPPVGAVILDADGQVAGIGATEPPGGAHAEVVALRGAGERARGGTAVVTLEPCNHHGRTPPCVDALLASGVARVVYSVGDPNPEAAGGAQRLGAAGVEVVGGVHEAEVAAGPLREWLHKQRTGMPHVTWKFATSVDGRSAAADGSSQWITSAAARLDVHRHRAAVDAIVVGTGTVYIDDPTLTARLPDGTLAENQPLRVVVGEREISPEANVLNDDSHTMVIRTRDPHEVMRALSDRTAVLVEGGPTLAGAFLRAGVIDRILAYVAPILLGGPITAVDDVGVLSIAGAQRWRFDGVDTIGPDVRLSLVPRGS; from the coding sequence ATGACGTTCGGGGCCGTCATGCGCCAGGCCATCGAGTGCTCCGAGCAGGTGAAGGGGAACACGTACCCGAATCCTCCAGTGGGCGCGGTGATCCTGGACGCAGACGGGCAGGTGGCCGGTATCGGTGCCACCGAACCGCCAGGCGGTGCGCACGCGGAGGTGGTGGCGCTGCGGGGAGCGGGGGAGCGCGCCCGCGGCGGTACCGCGGTGGTCACCCTCGAGCCGTGCAACCACCACGGGCGAACCCCGCCGTGCGTGGACGCTCTGCTGGCCTCCGGTGTGGCCCGGGTGGTGTACTCGGTCGGCGATCCCAACCCCGAGGCGGCCGGTGGTGCCCAGCGCCTCGGTGCGGCCGGTGTCGAGGTCGTCGGCGGTGTGCACGAGGCCGAGGTCGCCGCCGGCCCGCTGCGTGAGTGGCTGCACAAGCAACGCACCGGAATGCCGCACGTGACATGGAAATTCGCGACGAGCGTGGACGGGCGCAGTGCGGCCGCCGACGGCAGCAGCCAATGGATCACCAGTGCGGCCGCGCGACTGGATGTGCACCGGCACCGCGCGGCGGTGGACGCCATCGTGGTGGGCACCGGCACCGTGTACATCGACGATCCGACCCTCACCGCACGGCTGCCCGACGGCACCCTGGCCGAGAACCAGCCGCTGCGTGTGGTGGTCGGCGAGCGTGAGATCTCACCGGAAGCCAATGTGCTCAACGATGATTCGCACACCATGGTGATCCGGACCCGTGATCCCCACGAGGTCATGCGGGCATTATCGGACCGGACCGCGGTGCTGGTGGAGGGCGGACCGACGCTGGCGGGGGCGTTCCTGCGGGCCGGGGTGATCGACCGGATCCTGGCCTATGTGGCGCCGATCCTGCTGGGTGGACCGATCACCGCCGTCGACGATGTCGGCGTGCTCAGCATCGCGGGGGCCCAGCGCTGGCGGTTCGACGGCGTCGACACGATCGGTCCCGACGTACGACTGAGCCTGGTTCCCCGGGGTTCCTGA
- a CDS encoding FAD-dependent oxidoreductase — protein sequence MHPTHFRWTVIGAGPAGIATVGRLIDSGIAPDEIAWVDPEFAVGDFGVKWSVVSSNTRVSGFTHFLEASSAFQFRQGPDFAIRGFDPRQTCSLGAVAEPLQWITGRLAERVVTVKATATRLELHQRRWAVHTEGSVLTSDNVVLAIGSDARSLDYPGVREIPLEVAVDVHKLGAEPLEGATVAVFGSSHSTMLVLPNLLRQPVAKIVNFYQHPLRYAVEFGDWTLFDDTGLKGHAAQWARENLDGQLPERLERCHVGDPRFDELLGRCDQVVYTVGFEPRRIDAPQWGPLQHNASNGIIAPGLFGIGIAFPGYRVDPTGFGEHRVGLEKFIEQLDACLPIWLRYGA from the coding sequence ATGCATCCGACGCACTTCCGGTGGACGGTCATCGGAGCCGGACCGGCCGGGATCGCCACGGTTGGCCGCCTGATCGACAGCGGTATTGCACCTGACGAAATCGCCTGGGTGGACCCGGAATTCGCCGTCGGCGATTTCGGGGTCAAATGGTCCGTCGTCTCGAGCAACACCCGGGTGAGTGGCTTCACGCACTTCTTGGAAGCCAGCTCGGCATTCCAGTTCCGGCAGGGCCCCGATTTCGCGATCCGGGGATTCGATCCGCGACAGACGTGTTCGCTCGGCGCCGTCGCCGAGCCGCTGCAGTGGATCACCGGCCGGCTGGCCGAGCGGGTCGTCACCGTCAAGGCCACCGCCACCCGCCTGGAGTTACATCAGCGGCGCTGGGCGGTGCACACCGAGGGGTCGGTCCTCACCTCGGACAATGTGGTGCTGGCCATCGGGTCCGACGCGCGCAGCCTGGATTACCCAGGCGTCCGGGAGATTCCGCTCGAGGTGGCCGTGGACGTGCACAAGCTGGGCGCAGAGCCGCTCGAGGGTGCGACGGTCGCGGTGTTCGGCTCATCGCATTCGACCATGCTGGTGTTGCCCAATCTGTTGCGCCAACCGGTGGCCAAGATCGTCAACTTCTACCAGCATCCCCTCCGGTACGCCGTCGAGTTCGGCGACTGGACACTGTTCGACGACACCGGGTTGAAAGGCCATGCGGCCCAATGGGCCCGGGAGAATCTCGACGGGCAGCTGCCCGAGCGACTGGAGCGTTGCCACGTCGGCGACCCGCGGTTCGACGAGTTGTTGGGCCGCTGCGATCAGGTGGTCTACACCGTGGGGTTCGAGCCTCGGCGGATCGACGCGCCGCAGTGGGGACCGCTGCAACACAACGCGTCCAACGGCATCATCGCGCCGGGACTGTTCGGTATCGGTATCGCCTTTCCGGGTTACCGGGTGGACCCCACCGGATTCGGTGAACACCGGGTCGGTCTGGAGAAGTTCATCGAACAACTCGACGCGTGCCTGCCCATCTGGTTGCGCTACGGCGCCTGA
- a CDS encoding RsmB/NOP family class I SAM-dependent RNA methyltransferase: MSRYHDQNKPKQRKGPPRKPLDAARRAAFDVLRAVSERDAYANLALPALLRERGLTGRDAAFATELTYGTCRTRGLLDAVIVAAAGRPVDQIDPVLLDLLRLGTYQLLRTRVDAHAALDTTVDQAGIEFDTARAGFVNGVLRTISERDEQSWLAEIAPPAASDPVGHAALVHAHPRWVAQAFVDALGADAGELDELLASDDARPVVHLAARPGMLTAAELAAQVGGTVGRYSPYAVYLTGGDPGELTALRDRAAQVQDEGSQLVARALTLAPLEGEDGGRWLDLCSGPGGKTALLAALAGDHATVTAVEPTPHRAELVEHNTVGLGVRVLRVDGRESGLEPGSFDRVLVDAPCTGLGALRRRPEARWRRQPGDVPALGKLQKELLAAAITLTRPGGVVLYATCSPHLAETVGVVADALRRRPVQALDTRELFEGVDRLGDGPYVQLWPHRHGTDAMFAAALRVNES, translated from the coding sequence ATGAGCCGGTACCACGACCAGAACAAGCCCAAGCAACGCAAGGGTCCGCCGCGCAAGCCGCTGGACGCGGCCCGGCGGGCCGCCTTCGATGTGCTGCGCGCGGTCAGCGAACGCGACGCGTACGCCAACCTCGCCCTGCCGGCCCTGCTGCGCGAGCGCGGGCTCACCGGCCGTGACGCGGCGTTCGCCACCGAACTCACCTACGGCACGTGCCGGACCCGCGGCCTGCTCGACGCCGTGATCGTCGCCGCGGCCGGTCGGCCGGTCGACCAGATCGACCCGGTGCTGCTGGATCTGCTGCGCCTGGGTACCTATCAGCTGCTGCGCACCCGGGTTGACGCGCATGCTGCGCTGGACACCACCGTCGATCAGGCCGGCATCGAATTCGACACGGCGCGAGCCGGTTTCGTCAACGGTGTGCTGCGCACCATCTCCGAACGCGATGAGCAGTCCTGGTTGGCCGAGATCGCCCCGCCGGCGGCGTCGGATCCGGTGGGCCACGCCGCCCTGGTGCACGCCCATCCCCGCTGGGTGGCCCAGGCGTTCGTCGATGCGCTCGGCGCCGACGCCGGGGAATTGGACGAGTTGCTGGCCAGTGACGATGCGCGACCCGTCGTGCACCTGGCGGCCCGGCCCGGGATGCTCACCGCCGCCGAGTTGGCGGCTCAGGTGGGCGGCACCGTGGGCCGGTACTCGCCGTACGCGGTGTATCTGACCGGCGGCGACCCGGGTGAGCTGACGGCGCTGCGCGACCGCGCCGCCCAGGTTCAGGACGAGGGCTCACAGCTGGTGGCCCGCGCGCTGACCCTGGCCCCGCTGGAGGGCGAGGACGGCGGTCGCTGGCTGGATCTGTGTTCCGGGCCCGGCGGTAAGACGGCACTGCTCGCGGCGCTCGCGGGCGACCATGCCACGGTGACGGCGGTCGAACCCACGCCGCACCGCGCCGAGCTGGTCGAGCACAACACCGTCGGCCTGGGCGTGCGCGTGCTGCGCGTCGACGGCCGCGAATCCGGGCTGGAACCCGGCAGCTTCGACCGCGTGCTGGTGGATGCACCATGCACCGGGCTGGGCGCGCTGCGGCGCCGGCCCGAGGCGAGGTGGCGCCGTCAACCCGGGGATGTGCCCGCGTTGGGCAAGCTGCAGAAGGAACTGCTGGCCGCGGCGATCACCTTGACCCGTCCGGGCGGGGTGGTGCTGTACGCCACCTGCTCACCGCACCTGGCCGAAACGGTGGGCGTGGTCGCCGACGCACTGCGCCGCCGGCCCGTGCAGGCGCTGGACACCCGCGAACTGTTCGAAGGGGTGGACCGCCTGGGCGACGGGCCGTACGTACAGCTGTGGCCGCACCGGCACGGCACCGACGCGATGTTCGCGGCTGCGTTGCGGGTGAACGAATCCTGA